The following DNA comes from Thermus aquaticus.
GGAGAAGGATGGCCAGGGTCAGGAGCTCGGCCGGGGCAGCCTCCTGCGGGCTTACATGGGCCTGAGGGAAGGGGACCTCCACCCCCTGCGCCGCCACGCCCGGTACGCCCTGAGGGTCCGCCACGGGAAGACCCCGGAGGCGTTCGGCGGGCTCCAGGGCCTCCTGGACGGCGCCCGCAACCCGGGGGAGGTGATCGCCGGCGGGGTACCCGAGGGGCCCGTGCGCCGCTACCCCGTCCAGGCCCTGGCCTCGGGGGAACTCTCACCCCCGGGGCAGGGGTGGCTCCTCTGGGACCTCGCCTGGGAGAGGGCTAGGCCCCCGGGGAAATCTTGTCCCTGCGCTCGCCTTTTCGCCCCCAAAACCGGGGTAAGAAGACCGTCCCCACCGGAACCCCCGCCCCTACCCTCCTCGGGAGCAGGTCCCTCCCCTCCTCCCCAAGGGGAGAGCCTCCCCTTCAGGGGTCGGGGGAATCCCCACTCCTAGGAAGCTTCCCACGTCTCATCTTGTCCCTGCGCTTGTCCTTTCAGCCTTGAAGGCGAGGCAAGAAAACCGCCCCAACGAGAAAACCACCCCTTCACCCAAACGATGCCCTGAGGACCTGGAAATAGGAGGCGAGGCCCCTTCTCCGCCTTCGGCTAGAAGGCCCTCAGCGCTTCCAATGACCGGTCCACTCCGATGGCCCGACCCACCAACGACACGCTGCCATCAAAGTGGTCCCCGACCCGGCAAAAGAGTCCAGCACGAGATCCCCCGGTCGGCTCCCGGCCCCATCCCGTCCCGGACCGGGGCTCCGCCTGAAGGGCCCTCGTCTTGCCCCTGCGCTTTCTGCCCTGGCGTTGCCAGGGGGCAAGATGACGGCCCCTCGACTCTGGGACGGGCCGAAAGAGCGCCGAGGAAAGCCTCCCCTCTACCTCCCCGCCTCGGCCAGAATGGGCCGGGCAGTTAGGGGGAAGCGGTCTACGACTCCCTCCCCTCGAGAAAGCCTTCCACGCCCTACGTCCTGGGGGGGCGCCGAGGACTCCCCTCTTGCTCCTGTGCCTTTTGCCCAAAGTTATCCCTTCGTGTGCTCCCTCATAGCTCCGCCCCAG
Coding sequences within:
- a CDS encoding DNA methyltransferase encodes the protein MPPGNARAESAGARRGPFRRSPGPGRDGAGSRPGDLVLDSFAGSGTTLMAACRWWVGPSEWTGHWKR